In a single window of the bacterium genome:
- a CDS encoding CDP-alcohol phosphatidyltransferase family protein: MKFLPKLIKYWYIDLISPLIRFCIRHRIEPNLLTSIGFGVTIAAAVAFALDHVQLAGAILLFSGTFDIVDGKVARATGLASKFGSFFDSTMDRFSDAVIYLGIMHMYMVKGRTEMVWVVILSIIGALMVSYARSKAEALHIKCSVGLFQRPERVVYLGFAGILGHTTLYWVVWLLAVFSNLTVIQRMFHVYSVAHGVPLDTDDD, from the coding sequence ATGAAGTTCCTGCCCAAGTTGATCAAATACTGGTATATCGATCTGATCAGCCCATTGATCCGTTTCTGTATCCGACACCGGATAGAGCCGAACCTGCTCACCTCCATCGGCTTCGGTGTCACGATAGCCGCGGCGGTGGCTTTCGCCCTGGATCATGTGCAACTGGCCGGTGCGATCCTGCTGTTCAGCGGGACGTTCGACATCGTGGACGGCAAGGTGGCGCGTGCCACCGGGCTGGCCAGCAAGTTCGGCTCGTTTTTCGACTCGACCATGGACCGTTTTTCCGACGCTGTCATCTACCTGGGCATCATGCACATGTACATGGTCAAGGGCCGGACGGAGATGGTCTGGGTGGTGATCCTCTCGATCATCGGCGCGCTGATGGTGAGCTATGCGCGCTCCAAGGCCGAGGCACTGCACATCAAGTGCAGCGTCGGCCTGTTCCAGCGTCCGGAGCGCGTGGTCTACCTGGGCTTCGCCGGAATCCTTGGCCACACCACGCTCTACTGGGTCGTGTGGCTGCTGGCCGTATTCTCGAACCTGACTGTGATCCA
- the trxA gene encoding thioredoxin, whose translation MALNKPQNISDSQFEQSVLQSQGVTVVDFWAPWCGPCLHMAPALEAFAEANAGQVAVFKMDVDENPRTAQAFQIRSIPTVIFFKDGKPSDISIGAVSQSVLQKKLDALK comes from the coding sequence ATGGCGCTGAATAAGCCGCAGAATATATCGGACAGCCAGTTCGAGCAGTCGGTACTGCAGTCGCAGGGCGTGACGGTGGTCGATTTCTGGGCCCCCTGGTGCGGCCCCTGCCTGCACATGGCTCCCGCGCTGGAGGCTTTTGCCGAGGCCAACGCGGGCCAGGTGGCGGTTTTCAAGATGGATGTGGATGAAAACCCTCGCACCGCGCAGGCGTTCCAGATCCGCAGCATACCCACGGTCATATTTTTCAAGGACGGGAAACCGTCCGACATTTCCATCGGCGCGGTCAGCCAGTCGGTCCTCCAGAAAAAGCTGGATGCCCTGAAATAA